CCCATTAGTGTGGATTGCCATTGTAGCCTTGATTATTGTAATTCTAATGAAAGAATTGTTAAACATCGTTGCGCAGCAAAAAGCAGAAACACTTCAAATGGAAAAAGAAGGAGTAAATCCTGAAGAAGTAGATCATTGGGCTTGGGCAAAACAATTAATTAAAAAGTGGACAGATACCAAGGCCATTGAAGAAGAAGATGAAATTATCTTAGATCATAATTATGATGGTATTAAAGAGTTAGACAATAACTTACCACCATGGTGGCTATATATGTTCTATGCAACCATCATTTTCGGAGTAGTATACTTAGTAAAATATCATGTATTAGATGGTGATAGCCAAACTACAGAATACAACAAAGAAGTTGCCTTGGCAAAAAGAGAATTGGCAGCGTTTAGATCTACTTCGAAAGAAGCAGTAGTCGATGCAGAAACGGTTACGGTATTAACTGCCGATAGAGATTTAAGTAGAGGTAAAGCAGTATATAACCTAAACTGTGCGGCGTGTCACGTTGCTGATGGTGGAGGTGGTATTGGACCTAACTTAACTGATGAATACTGGATTTTAGGAGGTGGAATCAAGAATATATTTACCACAATTACCAATGGAGGTAGAGATGGAAAAGGTATGGTAGCTTGGGGAAAAACATTGAAACCAAAAGATATTCAAAAAGTAGCAAGTTATATTATGACTTTCCAAGGAACCACTCCAGCGAAACCAAAAGCACCACAAGGAGAGTTGTATAAAGATGAATCAGCTCCAAAAGAGGTAAAAGAAGAAGGAACAGAACAAGCAAAAGATAGTGTGCGATAATTTAAAATTACTGCAAATTAGTTTTTAATAGTTGATTATGGAAACTCCCAAGAACGAACAATTTAGAGATAGTATCGGTACGATAAATGAAGAAGGTAAACGTGCTTGGGTGTTTCCTAAAAAACCAAGTGGAAGGTTTTATAAATACAGAACCTATGTCAGCTATTTTTTACTACTATTTTTACTGTCAGCTCCTTTTATAAAAATAGACGGAAACCAGTTTTTACTGTTCAATGTTTTAGAAAGAAGATTCAATATTTTCGGATTCCCATTTTGGCCACAGGATTTTCATTTACTCGTGGTGTCTATGATTATAGGAGTGGTGTTTATCATTCTGTTTACAGTTGTATTTGGTAGAATTTTCTGCGGATGGATTTGTCCACAAACCATTTTCTTAGAAATGGTTTTCAGGAAAATAGAATATTGGATTGAAGGAGATAGAGGAAAACAAATACGTTTAGCAAAACAAAAATGGAATGCAGAGAAAATTAAAAAGAGAGTTTTAAAGTGGATTATCTTTTTTATCATTTCGTTTTTAATAGCCAATGTGTTCTTAGCATATTTGATTGGAGGAGATACGGTGATTGATTATGTAACCGGAAATCCTTTAGATAACATTAGCACCTTAATATCGCTGTTGATATTTACTGGAGTCTTCTATTTTGTGTTTGCATGGTTTAGAGAGCAGGTGTGTATTATTGCTTGTCCGTATGGAAGATTACAAGGAGTATTATTAGATAATAAAACCATTAATGTTGCCTACGATCATGTAAGAGGAGAAGGAGAAAAAGGACGCGCAAAATTCAATAGAAAAGAAGACAGAGCAGCTTCTGGAAAAGGAGATTGTATTGATTGTTTTCAATGTTTAAATGTATGTCCGACAGGAATTGATATCCGAAACGGAACACAATTAGAATGTGTAAACTGTACGGCATGTATTGATGAGTGCGATCATATGATGGAAAAAGTAGGATTACCAAAAGGATTGATACGTTACGCAAGCGAGGAGAATATTGTAAAGAAAGCACCTTTTAAATTCTCAGCAAGAATGAAAGGGTACTCTGCAGTATTAGGAATCTTAATTGCAGTTTTAATCGGAATGTTGTTCTTACGAAATGATGTCGAAGCTACGATTTTACGATTACCAGGACAATTGTATCAACACAAAGAAAACGGAATCATTAGTAATATTTACACCTATAAGGTAATCAATAAAACGACCAAGCAAATAGACGATGTAAGTTACAAGTTACTATCGCACAAAGGGAAAATAGAAACGGTTACTCATCAAAATTTTGAAGTTCCAAAACAAGGATTGGCGGAAGGAACATTGTTTATAGAATTGCACCAATCTGAAATGAAAAAAGAAAAGGTCACCTTAAGAATTGGAGTGTATAGTGGAGATCGATTGATTGAAACGGCAAAAACTAATTTCTTAGGACCAAGAAGCTATCGATAGGTAGTTTTAAGTTGATAGTTTTTAGTCTTTTGGAGACAGGAGACAGAGAAAAGAATAAATAATAACCCGTCATTACGAGGAAGAATGACGAAGTAATCTCTTAATCAATAAACAGAATACTTCATTCTTAATGACACAAATACAATAAAAATGAAACTAAACTGGGGCACGGGCATAGTAATCGCAATTATTGGATTTATAGGATTTATCATGTATTTCGTAATTACCATGAGTACAGGTAAAAATTATAATCACGATTTAGTATCTGATAAATATTATCAGAAAGAACTAGAATATCAGAACAGTATTAATGCCACAAAAAATGCAAAGGCATTAAAGGAAAATATAAAAGTTGAAAAAACAGCAAAAGGATTAAACATCCATTTTCCAACGGAGTTTAATCCTAAAGAAATTTCAGGAAAAGTGTTCCTATATAGACCATCTAATAAGCAATTGGATTTCGAAATTCCAATTTCACTTTCCAATACATATTTGCTCGTGCCTGAGAACCGTTTGTTAGGTGGTCGCTGGAACATCACTGTATCCTGGAAGCACAAAAATAAAGATTATTTATATCAGAAAGAGTTGATTTACTAATGTATATATCAGCACTCATATTAGGATTGTTAGGAAGCTTCCATTGTATAGGAATGTGTGGCCCAATAGCGTTTATGTTACCAGTTGATAGAACAAACAAAGTAAAACAGTTCTTTCAAATAACAAGCTATCATTTAGGGCGCTTATTTACCTATAGTTTGATAGGAATGCTGTTCGGATTATTGGGGAAGAGTTTTTATTTCTTCGGATTCCAACAGCAACTCTCTATCATAATGGGAGTTTTAATGATTCTAGTTATTTTACTTCCCAAAACGTTTCAGAAATATAACTTTTCCAACAGAATCAATAAGCTTGTAATGAAGGTGAAGTCTACCTTAGGAAAAGAATTAAAAAAGAAAGGAAACGATACTTTTTTTACCATTGGTTTTCTCAATGGTTTTCTTCCATGCGGATTAGTATATATGGCAGTATTTGGTGCATTAACCGCTTCAAATGCTTTTTCTGGAAGTATTTATATGTTATTATTCGGATTAGGAACCATTCCACTAATGACAACCGTAGTGTATGTTGGTAACTTTGCAAACGGATTGATAAGAAAGAGAATATTACAAGCAATCCCTTATGTAGTTGTTTTTATCGGTGTCTTATTTATTCTCCGTGGATTAGGGTTGGGAATTCCCTATGTATCACCCGTTTTAAAAAGTACTGCAGACACTGTTGTAGGTTGTCATTAAGTGGATAATATTTTGGCGTTCATTGCTAAAATTTCAGGGAAATGAATGCAAGCTTCTTTGTGCTAAGAAAACAGATTGTTATAGCTTTGTACTTTTAAGAAGTATCTTATGAAGAAAGAAGTTTTAAACTACAGTTTTATCATCATCGGTTGTTTGTTAATGGCGTTTGGTGTAGTTGGATTTTTAAGTCCAAACAAAGTAGCCATGGGAGGAACAGGAGGTTTAGCCATTATATTCAACTATTTATTTAGTCTTCCAATAGGGGTGTTGTTTGCCCTCATTAATATTCCTTTATTAATCATTAGTATTCGTTTTTTAGGAAAGTATTTTGCTTTAAAAAGTACCGTAGCCATTATTACGGTGAGTATTTTTATAGATGTTATTTCAGAATACATCGGATTACCTGCTTTAAGCAAAGAACCACTGCTAGCAACATTGTATGGAGGAATAGCTGTAGGATTGGGAATCGGGTTTATCTTTAAAGGGGGTGGATCTGCCGGAGGAGGAACTATTATTGCTCGAATTATTACCTCTAAAACATCACTAAAAACAGGTACCGTTATTTTAATATTAGATGCCATTGTAGTCGTATGTACTGCCATTGTATTTAACAATGTAGAATTAGCGTTGTGGAGTATGATAAGTATTTTTATTACTACTAAAATGATTGATGTAGTACTATCGGGTAGACCTAACGGGCGTGTGGTACACATATCTTCAGCCAATAACTTAGAACCTTTGGGTAAACTAATCAATGAAAAAATTGGCGTAAACGGAACCTTGGTAGCTGGAAATAATCTAAGCTTGAGCAATGACAAATACATCATTTTTGTAACCGTACCAGTAAACCGATTGAATGCTTTAAAACAATTGGTATATGCAGAAGATAAAAAGGCTAAAATGATGGTAATGGATGCTACAGAAATGCTAGGAACTAAGTTTTTAGAATAAGGGTTTTTAGGAGTTTTAACCTGATAAAAATCATATTTTTTTATACAAAAGAGAAGTACTTTTAATGTAGAAATTAAAACCAAATCTCTTATGAAAAAAATTATTGTACCCGTTGATTTTTCTGAATATTCAGAGAGAGCATTACAAACCGCAAGCTATTTAGCAAAGTTCTTTGATGCTGAGGTATTACCCGTACATATGCTTGAACTATCAAATGCACTAATTTCTAGATCTGAAAGTGCCGTAAACGAACAAACAGTTTTCTATTATAAATTAGCAGAAAAACGCTTTAAAGAATTTTTAGATAAAGATTTTTTAAAGGAGGTCAAGGTAACACCTATTATCAAGCATTTTAAAGTATTTAGCGAGCTCAATGCTTTAGCAAGAGATGAAAATGCCGATATGATTGTGATGGGATCTCACGGTGCTACTGGAGCTAAAGAATTTTTTGTAGGCTCTAATACCGAAAAAGTAGTTAGAAATGCGGAAATACCCGTATTGGTAATTAAAAACGAAGCGGTAACTACCTCTTTTAAATCGGCAGTATTTGCTTGTGATTTTTCAGATGAAGATATTGAACCTTACCAACAAGCCAAAGCATTGTTAGCTCAGTTTAATTGTACGGTAGATTTACTACATGTAAATACCCCTAATTCTAAGTTTAGAAGTACCAAAGAAATGCAAGAAAAAGTAGCCAATTTCTTACAAAAAGCGGAAGGGAGTATTGCTAATTTAGACAAGGTACATTACGTAGCGGATTATACCATTGAAGATGGGATTTTAGAGTTTTCTAATGTGCATGGAAAAGATGTGATTATCATGGCAACACACGGACGTAAAGGACTACAACATTTTATTGAAGGTAGCATCTCTGAAGATGTAGCCAACCATGCTACCTTACCCGTATTGACTTTTAAGATTTAAAATATAGGTTTCCTCTTAATTCAAAAAAACCTCGACATCTTAGTTAGATGTTGGGGTTTTGTTTTTATACCTACACTGTATAAATTACCTACTTCTAGGTAAATAAAGTCAATTGTTTGTTCTTAATTTTAGCTAAAAGAAACCTTTGTTAGAAAGACTAAGATTAAAACTACCTTAAAACAGATTAAACATGAAAAAACTTTTGTTTTTAACAACTTTGTTGACTTTATTGTCGTGCAAATCAACAGTGCATATGTATGTATATGGTCTTAAGAATTTTGATGTAAAGAGTGAAAGAGATTTGCTAAAAGTCAAAAAGAAATTTTTACATAAAGAAAGAGATGCCCAAATAATTCAACCGCCTAAGGTCTCTGAAGGAGTTAGCTTAACCAACTTAGCATATTACGGAAAAGCAAAATCAATACTTGAGTTAGAGAGTGATAATTTTCATGTAGTAGATGTGTCTTCGCAGTTAAAGTCTTTAAATGTAGAGAAATTGTCTGGAGATAGAGTTGAAAAAATAATCATAAATAGTACCATTAGTATCTCACCATATGAAAGCGGATGGCTCGATAGATTAATATCATCTGCAG
The sequence above is a segment of the Tenacibaculum sp. 190130A14a genome. Coding sequences within it:
- a CDS encoding cbb3-type cytochrome c oxidase N-terminal domain-containing protein, whose amino-acid sequence is MKKYFQSIAYITFIAVTLFAIMTAIQSYENPFSLYENPLVWIAIVALIIVILMKELLNIVAQQKAETLQMEKEGVNPEEVDHWAWAKQLIKKWTDTKAIEEEDEIILDHNYDGIKELDNNLPPWWLYMFYATIIFGVVYLVKYHVLDGDSQTTEYNKEVALAKRELAAFRSTSKEAVVDAETVTVLTADRDLSRGKAVYNLNCAACHVADGGGGIGPNLTDEYWILGGGIKNIFTTITNGGRDGKGMVAWGKTLKPKDIQKVASYIMTFQGTTPAKPKAPQGELYKDESAPKEVKEEGTEQAKDSVR
- the ccoG gene encoding cytochrome c oxidase accessory protein CcoG, translating into METPKNEQFRDSIGTINEEGKRAWVFPKKPSGRFYKYRTYVSYFLLLFLLSAPFIKIDGNQFLLFNVLERRFNIFGFPFWPQDFHLLVVSMIIGVVFIILFTVVFGRIFCGWICPQTIFLEMVFRKIEYWIEGDRGKQIRLAKQKWNAEKIKKRVLKWIIFFIISFLIANVFLAYLIGGDTVIDYVTGNPLDNISTLISLLIFTGVFYFVFAWFREQVCIIACPYGRLQGVLLDNKTINVAYDHVRGEGEKGRAKFNRKEDRAASGKGDCIDCFQCLNVCPTGIDIRNGTQLECVNCTACIDECDHMMEKVGLPKGLIRYASEENIVKKAPFKFSARMKGYSAVLGILIAVLIGMLFLRNDVEATILRLPGQLYQHKENGIISNIYTYKVINKTTKQIDDVSYKLLSHKGKIETVTHQNFEVPKQGLAEGTLFIELHQSEMKKEKVTLRIGVYSGDRLIETAKTNFLGPRSYR
- a CDS encoding FixH family protein translates to MKLNWGTGIVIAIIGFIGFIMYFVITMSTGKNYNHDLVSDKYYQKELEYQNSINATKNAKALKENIKVEKTAKGLNIHFPTEFNPKEISGKVFLYRPSNKQLDFEIPISLSNTYLLVPENRLLGGRWNITVSWKHKNKDYLYQKELIY
- a CDS encoding sulfite exporter TauE/SafE family protein, producing the protein MYISALILGLLGSFHCIGMCGPIAFMLPVDRTNKVKQFFQITSYHLGRLFTYSLIGMLFGLLGKSFYFFGFQQQLSIIMGVLMILVILLPKTFQKYNFSNRINKLVMKVKSTLGKELKKKGNDTFFTIGFLNGFLPCGLVYMAVFGALTASNAFSGSIYMLLFGLGTIPLMTTVVYVGNFANGLIRKRILQAIPYVVVFIGVLFILRGLGLGIPYVSPVLKSTADTVVGCH
- a CDS encoding YitT family protein, producing the protein MKKEVLNYSFIIIGCLLMAFGVVGFLSPNKVAMGGTGGLAIIFNYLFSLPIGVLFALINIPLLIISIRFLGKYFALKSTVAIITVSIFIDVISEYIGLPALSKEPLLATLYGGIAVGLGIGFIFKGGGSAGGGTIIARIITSKTSLKTGTVILILDAIVVVCTAIVFNNVELALWSMISIFITTKMIDVVLSGRPNGRVVHISSANNLEPLGKLINEKIGVNGTLVAGNNLSLSNDKYIIFVTVPVNRLNALKQLVYAEDKKAKMMVMDATEMLGTKFLE
- a CDS encoding universal stress protein, with the protein product MKKIIVPVDFSEYSERALQTASYLAKFFDAEVLPVHMLELSNALISRSESAVNEQTVFYYKLAEKRFKEFLDKDFLKEVKVTPIIKHFKVFSELNALARDENADMIVMGSHGATGAKEFFVGSNTEKVVRNAEIPVLVIKNEAVTTSFKSAVFACDFSDEDIEPYQQAKALLAQFNCTVDLLHVNTPNSKFRSTKEMQEKVANFLQKAEGSIANLDKVHYVADYTIEDGILEFSNVHGKDVIIMATHGRKGLQHFIEGSISEDVANHATLPVLTFKI